From Alteromonas australica, one genomic window encodes:
- the flgB gene encoding flagellar basal body rod protein FlgB gives MAINLDKLVGFHQSALSIRTDRMEVIAGNLANANTPGYKAKDIDFNKAMESAMQRSEGTRTLGGNSLLKTHENHLGGSSTSVASNFEMQYRVPTQPDTGDGNTVEVQAERNRFLDNGLRYQASLEFLNGKIKGMKKALSSGGQ, from the coding sequence ATGGCAATTAATCTCGACAAGCTCGTTGGGTTCCATCAATCAGCCCTGTCTATTCGTACGGATAGAATGGAAGTGATTGCTGGCAACTTAGCGAATGCGAATACGCCGGGTTACAAAGCCAAAGACATTGATTTTAATAAAGCAATGGAATCCGCCATGCAACGGTCGGAAGGCACACGTACCTTAGGCGGCAATAGCCTGCTTAAAACTCATGAAAATCACTTAGGTGGAAGCAGCACCTCTGTTGCATCAAATTTTGAAATGCAATACCGCGTACCTACGCAGCCTGATACCGGCGATGGAAATACAGTAGAAGTGCAAGCCGAAAGAAATCGCTTTCTTGACAACGGCCTTCGCTACCAAGCTAGCCTTGAGTTTCTCAACGGTAAAATCAAAGGCATGAAAAAAGCCCTTAGTTCTGGAGGCCAGTAG